One genomic segment of Syngnathus acus chromosome 1, fSynAcu1.2, whole genome shotgun sequence includes these proteins:
- the LOC119123592 gene encoding nucleus accumbens-associated protein 1-like isoform X3 — translation MAQTLQMAIPNFGNNVLECLNEQRLQGLYCDVSVVVKGHAFKAHRAVLAASSSYFRDLFNAGGGKSSVVELPAAVQPQSFRQILAFCYTGRLSMNVGDQFLLMYTAGFLQIQQIMEKGTEFFLKVSSPSCDSQGLHVEETEPQSPLTPTAGGPGATPLAARAAACKVKTEQTAAAPPSQQPEGFPYSVVCIPVAKRLWEGGNGGGASGGAQRKAARYSSSSSSSFSSNAAAQDCSGRGSAPSLLPGGAAANNSSSNNGGTPEGTSPGTLSLYTSDSPISYHDDEEEDEMTDESAEEQYRQICNIYTMYSMLNANAAVSGEKVEALPDAAPDAGRRGGRPRQELASLPSELIGQIGNRCHPKLYEEGDPAEKLELVSGTAVFISRAQLMNCHVSAGTRHKVLLRRLLAAFFDRSTLANSCGTGIRSSTNDPSRKPLDNRVLHAVKFYCQNFAPSFRESEMNAIAADMCTNARRVVRKSWIPKLKLLMADSDAYSTFLADNVKMDADGLGGEQGFDGASMEAATGGDDSGATSGEALQDSGGAGGDDGGALF, via the exons ATGGCTCAGACGCTGCAGATGGCGATCCCCAACTTTGGCAACAATGTCCTGGAGTGCCTGAACGAGCAGCGTCTGCAGGGTCTCTACTGCGACGTCTCCGTGGTGGTCAAGGGACACGCCTTCAAG GCCCACCGCGCGGTGCTGGCGGCCAGCTCGTCGTACttccgcgacctgttcaatgCCGGCGGCGGCAAGAGCTCGGTGGTGGAGCTGCCGGCGGCCGTGCAGCCGCAGAGCTTCCGTCAAATCCTGGCCTTCTGCTACACGGGCCGCCTCAGCATGAACGTGGGCGACCAGTTCCTGCTCATGTACACCGCCGGCTTTCTGCAGATCCAGCAGATCATGGAGAAGGGCACCGAATTCTTCCTCAAG GTTTCGTCCCCCAGCTGCGACTCGCAGGGCCTCCACGTCGAGGAGACGGAGCCGCAGAGTCCCCTCACTCCCACGGCGGGAGGGCCCGGCGCTACGCCGCTTGCCGCCAGAGCCGCCGCCTGCAAGGTGAAGACGGAGCAGACGGCCGCCGCTCCTCCATCGCAACAG CCTGAGGGCTTCCCCTACTCGGTGGTCTGCATCCCGGTGGCTAAGCGGCTGTGGGAGGGGGGCAACGGAGGGGGCGCTTCCGGAGGCGCCCAAAGAAAGGCGGCGCGctactcttcctcctcctcctcctcattcaGCTCCAACGCCGCTGCCCAGGATTGCTCCGGGCGGGGGTCCGCCCCTTCGTTACTGCCTGGGGGCGCCGCCgccaacaacagcagcagcaataaCGGCGGAACCCCTGAAGGCACCAGTCCCGGCACCCTCAGTCTATACACGAGCGACTCGCCCATCAGCTACCACGACgacgaggaagaggacgaGATGACGGACGAGAGCGCCGAAGAGCAGTACAGGCAAATCTGCAACATTTACACCATGTACAGCATGCTCAACGCCAACGCCGCAG TGTCCGGTGAGAAGGTGGAGGCGCTGCCTGACGCCGCCCCAGACGCGGGGCGGCGGGGCGGGCGCCCCCGGCAGGAGCTGGCGTCGCTGCCGTCGGAGCTCATCGGCCAGATCGGCAACCGCTGCCATCCCAAGCTCTACGAGGAGGGCGACCCGGCCGAGAAGCTGGAGCTGGTGAGCGGCACCGCCGTGTTCATCTCACGGGCGCAGCTCATGAACTGCCACGTCAGCGCCGGCACGCGGCACAAAGTTCTGCTCAGGCGGCTGCTGGCCGCCTTTTTTGACAG GAGCACGCTGGCCAACAGCTGCGGGACAGGCATCCGCTCGTCCACCAACGACCCGAGTCGCAAGCCGCTGGACAACCGAGTGCTGCACGCCGTCAAAT TCTACTGCCAGAACTTTGCGCCCAGCTTCCGGGAGAGCGAGATGAACGCCATCGCCGCCGACATGTGCACCAACGCCCGGCGCGTGGTCCGCAAGAGTTGGATCCCCAAACTCAAACTCCTGATGGCCGACAGCGACGCCTATTCCACCTTCCTGGCCGACAACGTCAAGATGGACGCCGACGGGTTGGGCGGCGAGCAAGGCTTTGACGGCGCCTCCATGGAGGCGGCGACCGGGGGCGACGACAGCGGGGCGACGTCCGGCGAGGCCCTCCAGGACAGCGGCGGTGCCGGAGGAGACGACGGCGGCGCTTTGTTTTAA
- the LOC119123592 gene encoding nucleus accumbens-associated protein 1-like isoform X1, with protein sequence MAACGVAEGHTITISEVPGRRRCYSSSNEFQRPRGAAGGAGPGVMAQTLQMAIPNFGNNVLECLNEQRLQGLYCDVSVVVKGHAFKAHRAVLAASSSYFRDLFNAGGGKSSVVELPAAVQPQSFRQILAFCYTGRLSMNVGDQFLLMYTAGFLQIQQIMEKGTEFFLKVSSPSCDSQGLHVEETEPQSPLTPTAGGPGATPLAARAAACKVKTEQTAAAPPSQQPEGFPYSVVCIPVAKRLWEGGNGGGASGGAQRKAARYSSSSSSSFSSNAAAQDCSGRGSAPSLLPGGAAANNSSSNNGGTPEGTSPGTLSLYTSDSPISYHDDEEEDEMTDESAEEQYRQICNIYTMYSMLNANAAVSGEKVEALPDAAPDAGRRGGRPRQELASLPSELIGQIGNRCHPKLYEEGDPAEKLELVSGTAVFISRAQLMNCHVSAGTRHKVLLRRLLAAFFDRSTLANSCGTGIRSSTNDPSRKPLDNRVLHAVKFYCQNFAPSFRESEMNAIAADMCTNARRVVRKSWIPKLKLLMADSDAYSTFLADNVKMDADGLGGEQGFDGASMEAATGGDDSGATSGEALQDSGGAGGDDGGALF encoded by the exons ATGGCTGCCTGCGGCGTGGCGGAGGGACACACCATCACTATTAGCGAGGTTCCCGGGCGCCGCCGTTGCTACTCCTCTTCAAACGAGTTCCAGCGGCCAAGGGG AGCCGCTGGCGGTGCCGGGCCCGGCGTGATGGCTCAGACGCTGCAGATGGCGATCCCCAACTTTGGCAACAATGTCCTGGAGTGCCTGAACGAGCAGCGTCTGCAGGGTCTCTACTGCGACGTCTCCGTGGTGGTCAAGGGACACGCCTTCAAG GCCCACCGCGCGGTGCTGGCGGCCAGCTCGTCGTACttccgcgacctgttcaatgCCGGCGGCGGCAAGAGCTCGGTGGTGGAGCTGCCGGCGGCCGTGCAGCCGCAGAGCTTCCGTCAAATCCTGGCCTTCTGCTACACGGGCCGCCTCAGCATGAACGTGGGCGACCAGTTCCTGCTCATGTACACCGCCGGCTTTCTGCAGATCCAGCAGATCATGGAGAAGGGCACCGAATTCTTCCTCAAG GTTTCGTCCCCCAGCTGCGACTCGCAGGGCCTCCACGTCGAGGAGACGGAGCCGCAGAGTCCCCTCACTCCCACGGCGGGAGGGCCCGGCGCTACGCCGCTTGCCGCCAGAGCCGCCGCCTGCAAGGTGAAGACGGAGCAGACGGCCGCCGCTCCTCCATCGCAACAG CCTGAGGGCTTCCCCTACTCGGTGGTCTGCATCCCGGTGGCTAAGCGGCTGTGGGAGGGGGGCAACGGAGGGGGCGCTTCCGGAGGCGCCCAAAGAAAGGCGGCGCGctactcttcctcctcctcctcctcattcaGCTCCAACGCCGCTGCCCAGGATTGCTCCGGGCGGGGGTCCGCCCCTTCGTTACTGCCTGGGGGCGCCGCCgccaacaacagcagcagcaataaCGGCGGAACCCCTGAAGGCACCAGTCCCGGCACCCTCAGTCTATACACGAGCGACTCGCCCATCAGCTACCACGACgacgaggaagaggacgaGATGACGGACGAGAGCGCCGAAGAGCAGTACAGGCAAATCTGCAACATTTACACCATGTACAGCATGCTCAACGCCAACGCCGCAG TGTCCGGTGAGAAGGTGGAGGCGCTGCCTGACGCCGCCCCAGACGCGGGGCGGCGGGGCGGGCGCCCCCGGCAGGAGCTGGCGTCGCTGCCGTCGGAGCTCATCGGCCAGATCGGCAACCGCTGCCATCCCAAGCTCTACGAGGAGGGCGACCCGGCCGAGAAGCTGGAGCTGGTGAGCGGCACCGCCGTGTTCATCTCACGGGCGCAGCTCATGAACTGCCACGTCAGCGCCGGCACGCGGCACAAAGTTCTGCTCAGGCGGCTGCTGGCCGCCTTTTTTGACAG GAGCACGCTGGCCAACAGCTGCGGGACAGGCATCCGCTCGTCCACCAACGACCCGAGTCGCAAGCCGCTGGACAACCGAGTGCTGCACGCCGTCAAAT TCTACTGCCAGAACTTTGCGCCCAGCTTCCGGGAGAGCGAGATGAACGCCATCGCCGCCGACATGTGCACCAACGCCCGGCGCGTGGTCCGCAAGAGTTGGATCCCCAAACTCAAACTCCTGATGGCCGACAGCGACGCCTATTCCACCTTCCTGGCCGACAACGTCAAGATGGACGCCGACGGGTTGGGCGGCGAGCAAGGCTTTGACGGCGCCTCCATGGAGGCGGCGACCGGGGGCGACGACAGCGGGGCGACGTCCGGCGAGGCCCTCCAGGACAGCGGCGGTGCCGGAGGAGACGACGGCGGCGCTTTGTTTTAA
- the LOC119123592 gene encoding nucleus accumbens-associated protein 1-like isoform X2, producing the protein MSFSKAAGGAGPGVMAQTLQMAIPNFGNNVLECLNEQRLQGLYCDVSVVVKGHAFKAHRAVLAASSSYFRDLFNAGGGKSSVVELPAAVQPQSFRQILAFCYTGRLSMNVGDQFLLMYTAGFLQIQQIMEKGTEFFLKVSSPSCDSQGLHVEETEPQSPLTPTAGGPGATPLAARAAACKVKTEQTAAAPPSQQPEGFPYSVVCIPVAKRLWEGGNGGGASGGAQRKAARYSSSSSSSFSSNAAAQDCSGRGSAPSLLPGGAAANNSSSNNGGTPEGTSPGTLSLYTSDSPISYHDDEEEDEMTDESAEEQYRQICNIYTMYSMLNANAAVSGEKVEALPDAAPDAGRRGGRPRQELASLPSELIGQIGNRCHPKLYEEGDPAEKLELVSGTAVFISRAQLMNCHVSAGTRHKVLLRRLLAAFFDRSTLANSCGTGIRSSTNDPSRKPLDNRVLHAVKFYCQNFAPSFRESEMNAIAADMCTNARRVVRKSWIPKLKLLMADSDAYSTFLADNVKMDADGLGGEQGFDGASMEAATGGDDSGATSGEALQDSGGAGGDDGGALF; encoded by the exons ATGAGCTTCTCCAA AGCCGCTGGCGGTGCCGGGCCCGGCGTGATGGCTCAGACGCTGCAGATGGCGATCCCCAACTTTGGCAACAATGTCCTGGAGTGCCTGAACGAGCAGCGTCTGCAGGGTCTCTACTGCGACGTCTCCGTGGTGGTCAAGGGACACGCCTTCAAG GCCCACCGCGCGGTGCTGGCGGCCAGCTCGTCGTACttccgcgacctgttcaatgCCGGCGGCGGCAAGAGCTCGGTGGTGGAGCTGCCGGCGGCCGTGCAGCCGCAGAGCTTCCGTCAAATCCTGGCCTTCTGCTACACGGGCCGCCTCAGCATGAACGTGGGCGACCAGTTCCTGCTCATGTACACCGCCGGCTTTCTGCAGATCCAGCAGATCATGGAGAAGGGCACCGAATTCTTCCTCAAG GTTTCGTCCCCCAGCTGCGACTCGCAGGGCCTCCACGTCGAGGAGACGGAGCCGCAGAGTCCCCTCACTCCCACGGCGGGAGGGCCCGGCGCTACGCCGCTTGCCGCCAGAGCCGCCGCCTGCAAGGTGAAGACGGAGCAGACGGCCGCCGCTCCTCCATCGCAACAG CCTGAGGGCTTCCCCTACTCGGTGGTCTGCATCCCGGTGGCTAAGCGGCTGTGGGAGGGGGGCAACGGAGGGGGCGCTTCCGGAGGCGCCCAAAGAAAGGCGGCGCGctactcttcctcctcctcctcctcattcaGCTCCAACGCCGCTGCCCAGGATTGCTCCGGGCGGGGGTCCGCCCCTTCGTTACTGCCTGGGGGCGCCGCCgccaacaacagcagcagcaataaCGGCGGAACCCCTGAAGGCACCAGTCCCGGCACCCTCAGTCTATACACGAGCGACTCGCCCATCAGCTACCACGACgacgaggaagaggacgaGATGACGGACGAGAGCGCCGAAGAGCAGTACAGGCAAATCTGCAACATTTACACCATGTACAGCATGCTCAACGCCAACGCCGCAG TGTCCGGTGAGAAGGTGGAGGCGCTGCCTGACGCCGCCCCAGACGCGGGGCGGCGGGGCGGGCGCCCCCGGCAGGAGCTGGCGTCGCTGCCGTCGGAGCTCATCGGCCAGATCGGCAACCGCTGCCATCCCAAGCTCTACGAGGAGGGCGACCCGGCCGAGAAGCTGGAGCTGGTGAGCGGCACCGCCGTGTTCATCTCACGGGCGCAGCTCATGAACTGCCACGTCAGCGCCGGCACGCGGCACAAAGTTCTGCTCAGGCGGCTGCTGGCCGCCTTTTTTGACAG GAGCACGCTGGCCAACAGCTGCGGGACAGGCATCCGCTCGTCCACCAACGACCCGAGTCGCAAGCCGCTGGACAACCGAGTGCTGCACGCCGTCAAAT TCTACTGCCAGAACTTTGCGCCCAGCTTCCGGGAGAGCGAGATGAACGCCATCGCCGCCGACATGTGCACCAACGCCCGGCGCGTGGTCCGCAAGAGTTGGATCCCCAAACTCAAACTCCTGATGGCCGACAGCGACGCCTATTCCACCTTCCTGGCCGACAACGTCAAGATGGACGCCGACGGGTTGGGCGGCGAGCAAGGCTTTGACGGCGCCTCCATGGAGGCGGCGACCGGGGGCGACGACAGCGGGGCGACGTCCGGCGAGGCCCTCCAGGACAGCGGCGGTGCCGGAGGAGACGACGGCGGCGCTTTGTTTTAA
- the trmt1 gene encoding tRNA (guanine(26)-N(2))-dimethyltransferase, which yields MLWRAARLLEVIVTPRRLPPPFAARRSCAGCAMETPKTADPGSDVTNAEPVEKQEEPPIVGLLAGETVVKEGKAAILFPSANEVFYNPVQEFNRDLTCAVLTEFSREVLAQRGVQIAVPGEKEPAVASPPDEPAEARDGKTDVEGPAVVTAGQKCERGLRVLEALAASGLRSVRFALEVPGLRSVTANDFSRKAAALVARNAEYNGVGQLVRASCKDASMLMYEMRGKNDRYDVIDLDPYGSPASFLDAAVQSVGDGGLLCVTCTDMAVLAGNSNETCYSKYGSVSIKAKSCHELALRIILHSLDQRANVYQRYIRPLLSVSADFYIRVFVRVFTGQATVKNSASKQALIYNCVGCGSFHLQRMGRRTDNGKHTKYSAATGPPVGPTCEHCGQRHQLGGPIWAEAIHDRAFVQKVLSAVSGNPARFATSKRMEGMLSMVTEELEDTPLYYTVDGLSSTIHCNTPPLLQFRSALLHAGHRVSLSHACKNAIKTDAPPAVIWDVMRCWEKSNPVKREKLSEMTPAFKILSTEPSFDACFTVRDDANPQSRQRHLTRFQENPQAFWGPKARAKAGGGISDDLQLKRMKNQNKRKGHITESSQIKSLPCKKFKQGTCTYGDKCSYSHDCATEEKME from the exons ATGCTGTGGCGGGCCGCCCGGCTGTTGGAAGTTATCGTCACCCCCCGTCGCCTGCCCCCGCCCTTCGCAGCACGTCGGAGTTGTGCGGGTTGCGCCATGGAAACGCCTAAAACAGCCGATCCGGGCTCCGACGTAACTAACGCCGAACCTGTCGAGAAGCAGGAGGAGCCGCCTATCGTCGGGCTGCTGGCGGGAGAGACGGTGGTGAAGGAGGgcaaggcggccattttgtttcccaGTGCCAATGAGGTGTTTTACAACCCGGTCCAGGAATTTAATCGAGACTTAAC ATGTGCGGTGCTGACCGAGTTCTCCAGAGAAGTGCTGGCTCAGCGCGGCGTTCAGATTGCGGTTCCTGGCGAGAAAGAGCCAGCGGTGGCGTCTCCGCCCGACGAGCCTGCCGAGGCACGGGACGGGAAGACCGACGTGGAGGGGCCCGCTGTCGTCACGGCAGGGCAGAAATGTGAG CGCGGTCTTCGCGTCCTGGAGGCTTTAGCCGCGTCGGGTCTGCGCTCGGTGCGCTTCGCGCTGGAAGTGCCGGGCCTTCGGAGCGTCACCGCCAACGATTTCTCCCGCAAAGCCGCCGCCCTGGTCGCCAGGAACGCCGAGTACAATGGCGTGGGCCAGCTCGTCCGGGCTAGCTGCAAGGACGCCAG CATGCTTATGTACGAGATGCGAGGGAAGAACGATCGCTACGACGTCATCGATCTGGATCCCTACGGCAGCCCCGCCTCGTTCCTGGACGCCGCGGTGCAGTCCGTCGGCGACGGAG GCCTCTTGTGCGTCACATGCACCGACATGGCCGTGTTGGCGGGGAACAGCAACGAGACGTGCTACAGCAAATACGGCTCCGTTTCCATCAAAGCCAAGTCCTGTCATGAGCTG GCTCTGCGCATCATCCTGCACAGTTTGGACCAGCGGGCCAACGTGTACCAGCGCTACATTCGGCCGCTGCTGTCCGTCAGCGCCGACTTCTACATCCGGGTGTTTGTGCGCGTCTTCACGGGTCAAGCCACCGTCAAGAACTCAGCCAG CAAGCAGGCTCTGATCTACAACTGCGTCGGCTGCGGCTCGTTCCACTTGCAGAGGATGGGCAGGAGGACGGACAACGGCAAACA TACCAAGTACTCGGCGGCCACCGGGCCACCCGTGGGACCGACGTGCGAGCACTGCGGACAGAGGCATCAG CTGGGCGGTCCGATCTGGGCGGAAGCCATCCACGACCGGGCCTTCGTCCAGAAGGTTCTGAGCGCGGTTAGCGGCAACCCGGCTCGCTTTGCCACGTCCAAGCGCATGGAGGGGATGCTGAGCATGGTGACCGAG GAGCTGGAGGACACGCCCCTTTACTACACGGTTGACGGTCTGAGCAGCACCATCCACTGCAACACGCCGCCATTGCTGCAGTTCCG GTCGGCTCTGCTGCACGCCGGTCACAGAGTTTCCCTCTCGCACGCCTGCAAAAACGCCATCAAGACGGACGCGCCGCCCGCCGTCATCTGGGACGTCATGCGCTGCTGG GAGAAGAGCAACCCGGTAAAACGTGAGAAACTCTCCGAAATGACGCCCGCCTTTAAGATCTTGTCCACCGAGCCCAG CTTCGACGCTTGTTTCACCGTGCGGGACGACGCCAACCCTCAGTCCCGTCAGCGCCACTTGACCCGTTTCCAGGAGAACCCGCAAGCCTTCTGGGGACCCAAAGCCAGAGCAAAAGCAGG CGGCGGCATCTCCGACGACCTGCAGCTGAAGCGCATGAAGAACCAAAACAAGCGCAAGGGCCACATTACGGAGTCGTCGCAGATCAAGAGCCTCCCGtgcaaaaaattcaaacag GGCACGTGCACCTACGGGGACAAATGCTCATACTCCCACGACTGCGCCACGGAGGagaaaatggaataa